The following are from one region of the Paenalkalicoccus suaedae genome:
- the dhaK gene encoding dihydroxyacetone kinase subunit DhaK: MKKILNDIDQLVEDMLNGMVAAHPNELKRVPNTTVLTRKKSPESGKVGLVSGGGSGHEPAHAGFIGDGMLDAAVAGEVFTSPTPDQVLEGIKAADTGKGVLLIIKNYTGDVMNFEMAAELAEAEGINVKSVIVNDDVAVEDSSFTTGRRGIAGTVLVHKIAGAAAMRGAELEEVKLVAEKVIKQVKSMGVSLSPCTVPASGKPGYSLGDNEMEIGTGIHGEPGIERTSIMTAQEIASTLFEKINHDLDLASGDRVSLLVNGLGATPLMELYILNNSLSALLKEKQIIVVDTIIGEWMTSLEMSGASITLLKVDDELEDLLLEKADTVAFKRGV, translated from the coding sequence ATGAAGAAAATACTCAATGACATCGATCAATTGGTAGAGGACATGCTAAATGGAATGGTTGCTGCGCATCCGAACGAGCTGAAAAGAGTCCCTAATACGACGGTGCTTACAAGGAAAAAATCTCCTGAGTCCGGAAAGGTTGGGTTAGTTAGTGGAGGTGGGAGTGGGCATGAGCCTGCACATGCAGGATTTATTGGAGATGGGATGCTTGATGCCGCTGTTGCAGGAGAAGTATTTACATCTCCGACTCCCGATCAAGTGTTAGAAGGAATCAAGGCCGCGGACACTGGCAAAGGTGTCTTATTAATTATTAAAAATTACACAGGAGATGTCATGAACTTTGAGATGGCTGCTGAGCTTGCGGAAGCGGAAGGAATAAACGTTAAGTCTGTTATCGTCAATGACGATGTAGCCGTTGAGGATAGTTCCTTTACAACTGGTCGCAGAGGAATTGCTGGCACCGTGCTCGTGCATAAAATTGCTGGAGCAGCAGCAATGCGAGGAGCGGAGCTTGAAGAGGTAAAACTGGTTGCTGAGAAAGTCATTAAGCAGGTTAAATCAATGGGCGTGTCACTCAGCCCTTGTACAGTGCCGGCCTCAGGCAAACCAGGGTATTCGCTTGGAGATAATGAGATGGAGATCGGTACGGGCATTCATGGTGAGCCTGGGATTGAGCGCACCTCTATTATGACAGCCCAAGAGATTGCATCGACCTTGTTTGAAAAAATCAATCACGATCTAGATTTAGCTAGCGGAGATCGAGTTAGTTTATTAGTTAATGGCTTAGGAGCGACTCCGTTAATGGAGCTTTATATTTTAAATAATAGTTTATCAGCATTATTGAAAGAAAAGCAGATTATTGTAGTAGACACGATTATCGGCGAATGGATGACGTCACTAGAGATGTCTGGAGCGTCCATCACGCTACTGAAGGTCGATGATGAGCTAGAAGATCTATTATTAGAAAAAGCAGATACGGTTGCATTTAAAAGGGGTGTATAA
- a CDS encoding AzlC family ABC transporter permease, translating to MTYKKSWSEESRAGAVQGVPIAFGYMPVALTFGLIAATTGLTFIEAVMMSIVVFAGAAQYMALTMIALQSSAAEIVFSTFVVNLRHVLMSASIKERADHSSKTMRALYGFFLTDEVFAVASVKEAPIKAPYILGVGVVAYSSWVVFTGVGFYAGAILPDVMQESMGIALYALFIALLIPSVKSQGASVMVLAVLGGGFHLILQQWLSTGWAIMGATILAVCVYEGIDQMRRVSNDK from the coding sequence ATGACATATAAAAAATCTTGGAGCGAGGAGAGTCGGGCAGGAGCGGTGCAAGGCGTACCGATTGCTTTTGGATATATGCCGGTGGCGCTAACGTTTGGGTTAATTGCTGCGACGACTGGTCTAACGTTTATAGAAGCGGTCATGATGAGTATCGTCGTCTTTGCTGGCGCGGCTCAATACATGGCGCTGACGATGATTGCCCTGCAGTCTAGTGCAGCTGAAATTGTCTTTTCTACATTTGTTGTGAATTTACGTCATGTGTTGATGAGCGCATCAATAAAAGAACGAGCGGATCATTCGTCAAAAACGATGAGAGCTCTTTACGGCTTCTTCTTAACCGATGAAGTATTTGCAGTAGCATCGGTAAAAGAGGCACCTATCAAAGCACCATATATTCTTGGCGTAGGTGTCGTCGCATATAGTAGCTGGGTCGTATTTACTGGGGTTGGCTTTTACGCAGGAGCTATCTTGCCCGATGTGATGCAGGAGAGTATGGGAATCGCTTTATATGCGTTATTTATCGCCTTACTCATACCATCAGTGAAGTCTCAAGGTGCTTCGGTAATGGTGTTAGCGGTTTTAGGCGGAGGATTTCACCTCATCTTGCAACAGTGGCTGTCTACGGGATGGGCAATCATGGGCGCCACCATACTAGCCGTGTGTGTCTACGAGGGGATTGATCAAATGAGGAGGGTGAGCAATGACAAGTAA
- a CDS encoding glutathione ABC transporter substrate-binding protein, which produces MKKAMVGLSALALLAACASEPNNDGTTNDQLDTNANDSATTIEGGNEDFLQVGLMSNPVSLDPHGANENVSNSINTNIYDRLVYTNQDLEITPGLASSFEQVEDTVWEATIREGVTFHDGEELNAEVVKQNFDRILDPAISSPIAFIFDMIEEVRVVDEYTVEFETAFPFASLPSHMAHPGGSIISPAIIEQSYEDMENGGQPFDAANENPIGTGFFQFEEYQPGNFVELSKNENYWDESDAQVDGVTFRIVPEGLTRIAELETETLDIIYPVNPGDVTRLEEAEGVGVYQAPSTRMAYLGFNTEVEPFNDPLVRRAIHMALNKEDLIEGVLDGTGSVANSPIAPDVFGYSEDLEPIDYDLDEARELLAEAGYEDGFQTTLLTDDDREREDSSQLIQAQLAEIGIDVEIEMVEFGVYLERAGAGETDMFVGSWGTVTMDADYGLYPVFHSSNKGSAGNRSYYENDEVDALLVEARQSSDDAERLALYEEAQQLIIEDSPYAFMYYPDLITGLNDDVEGFWQLPSSFLYLRDVSLNR; this is translated from the coding sequence TTGAAAAAAGCAATGGTTGGATTATCCGCATTAGCGCTGTTAGCAGCTTGTGCGAGTGAGCCAAATAATGATGGTACAACAAATGATCAGCTAGACACAAATGCAAACGATAGTGCAACAACGATCGAAGGTGGAAATGAAGACTTCTTGCAAGTCGGATTAATGTCAAACCCAGTCTCTCTTGACCCACATGGAGCGAACGAAAACGTATCAAACTCTATTAATACAAATATATATGACCGATTAGTCTATACGAATCAAGATTTAGAAATCACACCAGGACTTGCATCAAGCTTTGAGCAAGTAGAAGATACCGTTTGGGAAGCAACCATCCGTGAAGGAGTAACGTTCCATGATGGAGAAGAGCTTAATGCAGAGGTTGTGAAGCAAAATTTTGATCGTATCTTAGATCCAGCCATTTCTTCACCGATTGCCTTTATTTTCGATATGATCGAAGAGGTTCGTGTTGTAGATGAGTACACGGTAGAGTTTGAGACAGCATTCCCGTTTGCTTCGTTACCATCTCACATGGCGCACCCTGGCGGCAGTATCATTAGCCCCGCTATTATTGAGCAGTCCTATGAGGATATGGAAAATGGTGGTCAACCGTTTGACGCAGCTAACGAAAATCCTATTGGTACTGGATTCTTCCAATTTGAAGAATACCAGCCAGGTAACTTTGTAGAGCTTTCAAAAAACGAAAACTACTGGGATGAGTCTGACGCACAGGTAGATGGCGTCACATTCCGCATCGTACCAGAAGGCTTAACGCGTATTGCAGAGCTTGAGACAGAAACGCTAGATATTATTTATCCAGTAAACCCAGGTGATGTGACTCGTCTAGAAGAGGCGGAAGGAGTAGGTGTTTATCAAGCTCCAAGTACAAGAATGGCGTATCTTGGTTTTAACACTGAGGTAGAGCCTTTCAATGATCCATTAGTAAGACGTGCTATTCATATGGCGCTTAATAAAGAAGATTTAATTGAAGGAGTATTAGACGGTACTGGTAGTGTAGCAAACAGTCCAATCGCACCGGATGTGTTTGGCTACAGCGAAGATCTTGAACCGATAGACTACGATTTAGACGAAGCAAGAGAACTTTTAGCAGAAGCTGGATATGAAGACGGATTCCAAACGACATTATTAACAGATGATGATCGCGAGCGTGAGGATTCTTCTCAGCTTATTCAAGCTCAACTTGCTGAAATTGGTATTGATGTAGAGATTGAAATGGTAGAGTTTGGTGTTTACTTAGAGCGCGCTGGTGCTGGTGAAACAGATATGTTTGTAGGTAGCTGGGGTACAGTAACAATGGACGCGGATTATGGATTATACCCTGTTTTCCATTCAAGTAATAAAGGCTCTGCAGGTAACCGATCCTACTATGAGAATGACGAAGTGGACGCACTGTTAGTGGAAGCTAGACAGTCTTCGGATGACGCTGAACGTTTGGCACTGTATGAAGAGGCGCAACAGCTCATTATCGAAGATTCTCCATACGCATTTATGTATTATCCAGACCTCATTACGGGGCTGAATGATGATGTGGAAGGCTTCTGGCAACTACCGAGTAGCTTTCTATATCTAAGAGACGTATCTCTTAATCGCTAA
- the dhaL gene encoding dihydroxyacetone kinase subunit DhaL has product MKFGADEAVAWLIAFQGKVSENKTYLTELDQAIGDGDHGINLARGVKELANVFEASSFESASDVLKAASMTFISKVGGASGPLYGSAFLKMSMKWKEVDKDITMSELASILQEGEESIKARGKADVGEKTMLDVWHPVVQACSESDDADHFLQVAKEAMEGTKEIRATKGRAAYLGDRSIGHIDAGAMSSYYLFEALNETIKEKVV; this is encoded by the coding sequence ATGAAATTTGGAGCAGATGAAGCAGTAGCATGGTTAATTGCTTTTCAAGGAAAGGTTAGCGAGAATAAAACGTACTTAACAGAGCTAGACCAAGCGATTGGTGACGGTGACCACGGTATTAATTTAGCGAGAGGTGTAAAAGAGTTAGCCAATGTGTTTGAGGCGAGTAGTTTTGAGAGCGCAAGCGACGTTCTAAAGGCGGCTTCTATGACATTTATTAGTAAAGTAGGCGGAGCCTCAGGCCCTTTATATGGCTCCGCGTTTTTAAAAATGTCAATGAAGTGGAAAGAGGTTGATAAGGACATTACTATGTCCGAATTAGCTTCTATTCTTCAAGAAGGTGAGGAATCAATTAAAGCGCGTGGAAAGGCTGATGTTGGGGAAAAAACGATGCTTGATGTTTGGCATCCAGTTGTGCAAGCGTGTAGTGAGTCAGACGATGCTGATCACTTTCTTCAGGTTGCCAAAGAAGCAATGGAAGGGACAAAAGAAATTCGAGCAACTAAAGGAAGGGCGGCCTACTTAGGGGACCGTTCAATCGGTCATATTGATGCAGGCGCCATGTCTTCCTATTATTTATTTGAAGCATTAAATGAAACGATAAAGGAGAAGGTAGTATGA
- a CDS encoding sugar ABC transporter substrate-binding protein produces MQKSKSLKYSLALAALSVTLVACGGNDEANTGTDANEPANEPANEEPANTDAANNEEPANGDGNTAAEGDAPEKPESLAMWVNDEDAQLDAYEEITARFEEEHGIEVNITPYSMLEQTEGMSLDGPSGQGPDLFFQPHDRMGDIHLQGLAAELELTEDQQARLAEYNEEAVTAFSFEGIQYGIPAVVETYALFRNTELVPDAPETMDDLMATARELTDGSTYGFLMEATNFYFSYPFLTAPGGYVFGQDADGVYDSEDIGLNSEGAVQGAEVIGSWFEEGLMPMGIDGDVMNGLFTDGQAGMVVTGPWAIPDYEAALGENLAVSTLPTQDGETLSSFSGNKGWLVNFYTDHEYWATELALFLTNPESSATYFEMAGELPAHTAVEIDDEFMSPIFDQTQYAEPMPNIPEMSQVWEPIADALNFIAQGEDPQEVLDEAVQQIRDQIVIMQ; encoded by the coding sequence ATGCAAAAAAGTAAGTCTCTAAAGTATTCATTAGCTCTAGCTGCTCTGTCAGTAACGCTTGTAGCATGCGGTGGGAACGACGAAGCTAACACAGGTACGGATGCAAACGAGCCGGCTAATGAGCCAGCAAATGAAGAACCAGCGAACACAGATGCAGCTAACAACGAAGAGCCAGCAAACGGTGATGGAAATACAGCTGCTGAAGGCGATGCTCCTGAAAAGCCTGAATCACTAGCTATGTGGGTAAACGATGAGGATGCACAGCTTGACGCTTATGAAGAAATTACAGCTCGTTTTGAAGAAGAGCACGGAATTGAAGTAAATATCACTCCTTACTCGATGCTTGAGCAAACAGAAGGTATGTCACTTGATGGACCATCTGGTCAAGGTCCTGATCTATTTTTCCAGCCACATGACAGAATGGGTGACATTCACCTACAAGGTCTAGCAGCAGAGTTAGAGTTAACTGAAGATCAGCAAGCACGTTTAGCTGAATATAATGAAGAAGCAGTTACAGCTTTTAGCTTCGAAGGAATCCAGTACGGAATTCCAGCAGTAGTAGAAACATATGCTTTATTCCGTAACACAGAGCTTGTACCAGATGCTCCAGAGACAATGGATGATCTAATGGCAACAGCTCGCGAATTGACAGACGGAAGCACATACGGATTCTTAATGGAAGCAACAAACTTCTATTTCTCTTATCCTTTCTTAACAGCACCAGGTGGATATGTATTCGGTCAAGACGCTGATGGCGTTTATGACTCCGAAGATATCGGTCTTAACTCTGAAGGCGCTGTTCAAGGTGCGGAAGTAATCGGATCTTGGTTTGAAGAAGGCTTAATGCCAATGGGAATTGACGGTGACGTAATGAACGGTCTCTTCACAGATGGGCAAGCTGGTATGGTAGTAACTGGACCATGGGCTATTCCTGACTATGAGGCTGCACTAGGTGAGAACCTTGCAGTATCAACGCTACCAACACAAGACGGCGAGACACTAAGCTCGTTCTCAGGTAACAAAGGTTGGTTAGTAAACTTTTACACAGATCACGAGTACTGGGCTACAGAGCTTGCTCTATTCCTAACAAACCCAGAAAGCTCTGCAACATACTTCGAGATGGCTGGTGAGCTTCCTGCGCACACAGCTGTAGAAATCGACGATGAGTTCATGTCTCCGATCTTTGATCAGACACAATACGCGGAGCCAATGCCAAACATTCCTGAAATGAGTCAGGTTTGGGAGCCAATCGCTGACGCATTAAACTTCATCGCACAAGGGGAAGACCCACAGGAAGTATTAGATGAAGCTGTACAACAAATTCGCGATCAAATCGTAATTATGCAATAA
- a CDS encoding NifU N-terminal domain-containing protein, with amino-acid sequence MAIDVRADVTPNPNAMKFTANKVLFEGSGSASFKQGDEPELPLAKELLALEGVDNIFGFQDFVTVNKLPEADWDTLLPKVHETFEKIYG; translated from the coding sequence ATGGCAATTGACGTACGAGCGGATGTAACACCTAATCCAAACGCAATGAAGTTTACAGCAAACAAAGTATTATTCGAAGGATCTGGAAGTGCTTCTTTTAAACAAGGAGACGAGCCCGAACTTCCATTAGCAAAAGAACTTTTAGCTCTAGAAGGCGTAGACAACATCTTCGGCTTCCAAGATTTTGTTACAGTAAACAAGCTTCCTGAAGCTGATTGGGATACACTACTTCCGAAGGTTCACGAGACTTTCGAAAAAATCTACGGATAA
- a CDS encoding sugar ABC transporter permease yields MSKKRKNMLEMIGIYTIIGIMFVIILYPLLWAFGLSLNPSSGLFGAQMIPDNWSLVHYQWLFFDPRSNYLLWYRNTLVVAVSTSLIATFMVGLTAYAFSRYRFKGRTNGLYAFLLLQMFPVLMGMVALYILLNTVNMLDSLLGLIIIYVGGAIPMNAFLVKGYFDTIPRELDESAKIDGAGHFRIFFTIMLPLAKPILAVVALFNFMAPFMDFLLPRIVLRSPENFTLALGLFNFVNDQFANNFTRFAAGAILIAIPISLVYLFLQRYLISGLTAGATKG; encoded by the coding sequence ATGAGTAAAAAGCGTAAAAATATGCTTGAAATGATTGGTATTTATACAATCATAGGTATTATGTTTGTCATCATTTTGTACCCACTTCTGTGGGCGTTTGGACTATCTTTAAATCCAAGCAGCGGTTTATTCGGGGCACAGATGATTCCAGACAACTGGTCACTTGTGCACTATCAATGGCTCTTCTTTGATCCAAGAAGTAACTACCTACTATGGTATCGAAACACATTAGTAGTAGCTGTATCGACGTCTCTCATTGCAACATTTATGGTTGGTCTTACAGCATACGCGTTCTCTCGTTACCGCTTTAAGGGGCGTACGAATGGACTCTATGCGTTCTTACTACTTCAAATGTTCCCAGTATTAATGGGGATGGTTGCACTTTACATCCTTCTTAACACAGTAAACATGCTAGACAGCCTTCTTGGTCTAATCATCATTTACGTAGGTGGAGCAATACCAATGAACGCTTTCCTAGTTAAGGGATACTTTGATACGATTCCGCGTGAGCTAGACGAATCAGCTAAGATTGATGGAGCAGGACATTTTCGGATATTCTTTACGATCATGCTTCCATTAGCGAAGCCGATCTTAGCCGTAGTTGCATTATTTAACTTCATGGCGCCATTTATGGACTTTTTACTACCGCGTATCGTCCTTAGAAGTCCAGAGAATTTCACGCTAGCACTTGGTCTCTTTAACTTCGTAAACGATCAGTTTGCTAACAACTTCACTCGATTTGCAGCTGGAGCAATTCTCATTGCAATCCCAATATCTCTTGTATACCTCTTCTTACAAAGATACTTAATCTCCGGATTAACAGCTGGAGCAACAAAAGGATAA
- a CDS encoding sugar ABC transporter permease: MAATNKNDKHDLLVNKKHNPTVAALLSIIPGLGQAYNKRFLKGAALFILFAAFVVAFTELISAGLQGLVTLGEVPREDDSRIFLSNGILSLIFTAFFLSFYILNIQDAFKDAKRIQLGWKVPNIREGFRNAWDNSFPYLLIGPGLFLLIFVVIFPLLFMVFLAFTNYNLYNAPPRNLLEWVGFENFVTLFTINEWRTTFFNVLSWTLIWTFVATTLQIGLALFLAVLVNDPRVRFKKLIRTVLILPWAVPGFVTIIIFSALFNDNFGAINLQIIEPLFGQRVPWLTDATATRVAIIMIQVWLGFPFVYALFTGVLQGISADWYEAADMDGANRWQKFRNITFPHVMFATAPLLIMQYAGNFNNFNIIYLFNQGGPAVRGQTAGGTDILISWIYGLTFTNQQFNMAAAISIILGILVAGFAFFQFRRSRSFKEEGTF, from the coding sequence ATGGCTGCAACGAACAAAAATGACAAACACGATTTACTCGTAAACAAAAAGCATAATCCTACTGTAGCTGCATTGCTATCCATTATTCCGGGGCTTGGGCAAGCGTACAACAAGCGCTTTTTAAAAGGTGCTGCCTTATTCATTCTCTTTGCTGCTTTCGTCGTAGCATTTACTGAACTGATTAGTGCCGGACTACAAGGATTAGTTACTCTCGGAGAAGTACCACGAGAAGACGATTCCCGTATCTTTTTAAGTAACGGTATCTTGTCTTTAATCTTTACGGCATTTTTCTTATCATTTTATATTTTAAACATTCAGGATGCGTTTAAGGACGCAAAGAGAATTCAATTAGGCTGGAAGGTTCCAAACATCCGCGAAGGATTTAGGAATGCTTGGGATAATAGCTTCCCATACTTATTAATTGGACCAGGTCTCTTCCTATTAATATTCGTTGTTATTTTCCCACTATTATTCATGGTCTTCTTAGCATTCACAAACTACAACCTTTACAATGCACCACCTAGAAACTTATTAGAATGGGTAGGGTTCGAAAATTTCGTAACGCTATTTACGATTAATGAGTGGAGAACGACATTCTTTAACGTATTATCTTGGACATTAATTTGGACATTTGTAGCTACAACACTACAAATCGGTCTTGCGCTATTCTTAGCAGTACTCGTAAACGACCCTCGAGTTCGCTTTAAAAAGCTTATCCGTACCGTACTTATTTTACCTTGGGCAGTTCCAGGGTTCGTAACAATCATTATCTTTAGTGCACTCTTTAATGATAACTTTGGTGCGATTAACCTACAGATCATTGAGCCATTATTTGGTCAGAGGGTGCCTTGGTTAACAGATGCAACTGCAACTCGAGTCGCTATTATAATGATCCAGGTTTGGCTTGGTTTCCCATTCGTTTACGCCTTGTTTACTGGAGTTCTACAAGGAATTTCCGCAGACTGGTATGAGGCTGCTGACATGGATGGTGCTAACAGATGGCAAAAATTCCGCAACATTACGTTCCCTCACGTTATGTTTGCAACTGCTCCACTTCTTATCATGCAATATGCAGGGAACTTTAATAACTTTAACATCATCTATTTATTCAACCAGGGTGGTCCAGCAGTTCGAGGACAGACCGCCGGTGGTACCGATATTTTAATCTCTTGGATTTACGGATTAACATTCACGAACCAGCAGTTTAATATGGCTGCCGCGATATCGATTATTTTAGGAATACTTGTAGCAGGATTTGCATTCTTCCAATTCCGTCGCTCACGTTCCTTTAAAGAGGAGGGGACATTCTAA
- a CDS encoding BsuPI-related putative proteinase inhibitor yields the protein MIRLVMLIGLLLFLVACGQGENNNNDATNVSDDTNTSNEPADDMNNDNATSGNEEASDVDVQDSVVEHGLSFEAEVTESGGLYTVTAELQNVSDDDKEVMFTSGHQFDLSVNSTDGQELYNWAADKMFTQAISYETIAPGDSLTFEETWQPTVEAEGYIFTVGILAAEVDGQATDGSYRVELTVE from the coding sequence GTGATACGTTTAGTCATGTTAATTGGGTTACTCTTATTTTTAGTAGCTTGTGGTCAAGGGGAGAATAACAATAATGACGCAACAAATGTGTCAGATGATACGAATACGAGTAACGAACCGGCTGATGATATGAACAATGATAATGCAACTAGCGGGAACGAGGAGGCATCTGACGTGGATGTGCAAGATAGTGTTGTTGAACATGGCTTATCCTTTGAGGCTGAGGTAACGGAAAGTGGAGGGCTTTATACAGTCACAGCAGAGCTTCAAAACGTGTCAGATGATGATAAAGAAGTGATGTTTACATCGGGACACCAATTTGATCTCTCCGTAAACAGTACAGACGGTCAGGAGCTTTATAATTGGGCAGCTGATAAAATGTTTACGCAAGCCATTAGCTACGAAACGATAGCACCAGGAGACAGCTTAACCTTTGAAGAAACATGGCAGCCAACCGTTGAAGCAGAAGGCTATATTTTTACAGTAGGAATACTAGCTGCTGAAGTAGACGGCCAAGCAACAGATGGATCATACCGAGTTGAGCTTACAGTGGAATAA
- a CDS encoding rhodanese-like domain-containing protein: MSYELDGVKQYSKEELKELLVNPGNKVIIDVREEEEYTNGHIPSVPLAPMGTIPDLISGFQDDKEYVFVCRSGNRSQRVSQFLQQQGLTNVANYEGGMLVWDGDTLQGDEKQLQSAEELADYSGKE, translated from the coding sequence GTGAGCTACGAATTAGATGGTGTGAAGCAATATAGTAAAGAGGAATTAAAGGAACTATTAGTAAACCCGGGGAATAAAGTCATTATTGATGTGAGAGAAGAAGAGGAGTACACGAATGGTCATATTCCTAGTGTTCCACTTGCGCCGATGGGGACAATTCCAGACCTTATCAGCGGCTTCCAAGATGACAAAGAATATGTATTCGTTTGTCGTAGTGGGAATCGCTCGCAACGTGTATCACAATTCTTACAGCAACAAGGATTAACCAATGTTGCTAATTATGAGGGTGGTATGCTCGTTTGGGATGGTGACACACTCCAAGGTGATGAAAAGCAACTACAGTCTGCAGAGGAACTAGCAGACTACTCGGGAAAAGAATAA
- a CDS encoding lmo0937 family membrane protein has product MIWTIVGILIILWLLGFSFDVGGGLIHTLIVIALIVAIVNLILGRRA; this is encoded by the coding sequence ATGATTTGGACTATTGTTGGAATACTAATTATACTATGGCTTTTAGGATTTAGCTTTGATGTAGGTGGCGGACTTATTCACACACTTATTGTAATTGCTCTTATCGTTGCGATCGTTAATTTAATTTTAGGGCGTAGAGCCTGA
- a CDS encoding LacI family DNA-binding transcriptional regulator translates to MAITIKDVAKAAKVAPSTVSRVISNSPRISEKTKERVREAMKELGYHPNFNARSLANKSTKTIGLVMPNSANKTFQNPFFPEVIRGISAKVHQLDYGLYLSTGQSEDEIFEEVQDMVQGRRVDGIILLYSKVEDRVIKYLHEEQFPFVIIGRPYDDTLKGITYVNNDNFKAAKTVTEYLLLLGHKCIAFIGGNLDFVVTIDHMQGYDRALRNAGIEPRDDYIVFHEELQEGGQEAVIDLMSLPERPTALIVADDIMTFGVMRMLNEMEIHVPDDISIISFNNVMISELSTPPMTTVDINIYNLGYEGANCLIDLILHPDIGARKVIIPHKMIKRQTTQRLATNAVAPEVN, encoded by the coding sequence ATGGCGATTACAATAAAAGATGTTGCTAAAGCCGCTAAGGTGGCCCCTTCAACTGTCTCACGAGTCATCTCGAATAGTCCTAGAATCAGTGAAAAGACAAAGGAACGCGTTCGAGAAGCGATGAAGGAGCTTGGATACCATCCCAACTTTAATGCTCGAAGTCTGGCGAATAAGTCGACAAAGACAATTGGGCTTGTTATGCCAAACTCGGCCAATAAGACCTTCCAAAATCCCTTCTTCCCTGAAGTAATTAGAGGGATAAGCGCAAAAGTGCATCAGTTGGATTATGGTTTATATTTATCTACTGGCCAGTCGGAGGATGAGATATTTGAGGAAGTACAGGACATGGTCCAGGGTAGAAGAGTCGATGGAATTATACTTCTCTATTCAAAAGTAGAGGATCGTGTTATTAAATACTTGCATGAAGAGCAGTTTCCTTTTGTCATTATTGGCAGGCCATACGACGATACATTAAAAGGGATCACGTATGTGAATAATGATAACTTTAAAGCAGCGAAAACAGTTACGGAGTATTTACTGCTACTTGGTCACAAATGTATTGCATTTATCGGTGGTAATTTAGACTTTGTTGTTACGATTGACCATATGCAAGGCTATGATCGTGCATTAAGGAACGCTGGCATTGAGCCAAGGGATGACTATATTGTTTTCCATGAGGAGCTTCAGGAGGGTGGTCAAGAAGCTGTTATTGACTTAATGAGTCTACCTGAGCGTCCGACTGCGCTTATTGTAGCAGACGATATTATGACGTTTGGTGTCATGCGTATGTTAAATGAGATGGAGATTCACGTGCCAGATGATATCTCGATCATAAGCTTTAATAATGTGATGATTTCTGAATTATCCACGCCACCTATGACTACCGTGGATATTAATATTTATAATCTTGGATACGAGGGAGCCAACTGCTTAATTGATCTTATTTTGCACCCAGACATTGGAGCTCGGAAGGTTATTATTCCTCACAAGATGATTAAAAGACAAACGACGCAGCGTTTAGCTACGAATGCTGTAGCACCAGAAGTTAATTAA
- the dhaM gene encoding dihydroxyacetone kinase phosphoryl donor subunit DhaM, with translation MSQVSLILVSHSKELVTGLKDLLLQMQPEAQIAISGGEADGGIGTNAFDIKDAIESVYSEKGSVVFFDLGSARINSELAIEMVEDKNIVLVDAPLVEGAFTAAIEAGFGHDLETVVKAAEKARDSRKMPEDN, from the coding sequence ATGAGCCAAGTAAGTCTCATTCTTGTTTCACATAGCAAGGAGTTAGTGACAGGGCTTAAGGATCTCCTCTTACAAATGCAGCCAGAAGCGCAAATTGCGATATCTGGCGGAGAGGCGGATGGTGGCATCGGAACGAATGCGTTTGATATTAAAGATGCTATTGAATCCGTATATAGTGAGAAGGGCTCTGTTGTGTTTTTTGATTTAGGGAGCGCTAGGATCAATTCAGAGCTTGCAATAGAGATGGTTGAGGATAAGAATATTGTCTTAGTTGATGCGCCATTAGTAGAGGGGGCATTTACAGCAGCAATTGAAGCGGGATTCGGGCACGATTTAGAGACTGTTGTGAAAGCTGCGGAAAAAGCGCGTGACAGCAGAAAAATGCCTGAGGATAATTAA